The sequence below is a genomic window from Rudanella lutea DSM 19387.
GGCATTCAGTTGCTGCCGGAGCTTGCGGGCCGTAAACGGCAGAAAGGGCTCACACAAAATGCTCAGGTTGGCCGTAATCTGCAACGCAATATGCAGAATGGTCTGGGCGCGGTTCACATCGGTTTTAACCACCTTCCAGGGCTCGGTTTCGGCCAGGTACTTATTGCCAAGCCGCGCCAGGTCCATAAGGTGCATGAGGGCCTCCCGGAAACGATACTGCCCAATGGCCTGCCCAATGCGGTCGGGGTACTGCGCCAGTTCGTTCAGCACCACGTGGTCGTACTCGGTCAGGTCGGCGAGGGTGGGCACGCGGTTATCGCAGAATTTCTGCGTCAGCACGAAAGCCCGATTTACAAAGTTTCCGAATATCCCAACCAGCTCGGCGTTATTGCGGGTCTGGAAGTCCTTCCACGTAAACTCAGAGTCTTTGGTTTCGGGGGCATTGGCCGCCAGCACGTACCGGAGCACATCTTCTTTATTGGGCATTTCGTCCAGATACTCGTGCAGCCAGACGGCCCAGTTGCGCGAGGTACTGATTTTGTCGCCCTCCAGATTCATAAATTCGTTGGCGGGTACATTGTCGGCCAGAATATAGCTACCCTCGTGCATCAGCATCGCCGGGAAAATGATGCAGTGAAACACGATATTGTCTTTGCCAATAAAGTGCACCAGCTTGGTATGCTCGTCGCGCCAGTACAGTTCCCAGTCGCGGCCCTGCTCGGCAGCCCACTCTTTGGTCATCGAAATGTAGCCAATAGGCGCATCGAACCATACGTAAAGCACCTTACCGTCGGTGTCGGGCAGGGGCACGCTGATGCCCCAGTCGAGGTCGCGGGTCATAGCGCGGGGACGCAGGCCTTCTTTGAGCCACGACTGGCATTGCCCAAACACGTTGGTTTTCCACTCCGGGTGGCTGTTTACGTATTCTTCGATCCGGGGCTGCATCCGGTCGAGGGGCAGGTACCAGTTTTTGGTCGATTTCAGCACCGGTTTTGCCCCCGACAGCATCGACCGCAGCGGCTCTTTCAGCTCGGTAGGGCTGAGGGTCGAACCGCAGCGTTCGCACTGATCGCCGTACGCATTTTCGTTACCGCATACCGGGCACACGCCCACAATGTAGCGGTCGGCCAGAAACTGCTTAGCGGTTTCGTCGTAATACTGTTCGGTGACCTCCTCCGTGAAATTACTGCCCTCATACAGGTTCAGGAAGATCTCCTGCGAGGTTTCGTGGTGAATCTTGTTGGAAGTCCGGGAATAGATGTCGAACGAGATCCCGAAATCTTCAAACGATTTTTTGATTTGGGTATAGTACTTATCCACCACCTGCTGCGGGGTGATCCCCTCTTTCTGCGCCCGGATCGTGATCGGCACCCCATGTTCGTCGGTACCACTGATAAAGGCCACATCTTTGCCCGTTGCCCGAAGGTAACGCACGTAGATATCGGCCGGAAGGTAGCAACCGGCAAGGTGCCCGATATGAATAGGGCCGTTAGCGTAGATAAGGGCTGCCGTTACGGTATATCGCTGCGGATTTTCTAACATGATTGGAGATTGAGTGCCTGGTGCACCCGGACAGACGGCCTTGCGGTGCCATCCATACCGGCTCCTGGCAACTAATTTCTGCAAAATTAGCAATTCGGCACCGAGGATTGTTAAGTTTACCAAAACAGGGTCGAATCGCTATGGAATATACCCACTGGGACCTTAATATGTTCCCGGTTGGTTATGTGGTCACCGGACGGTGGCGTTTTGAGTACCCCTTTCATAGCTCCGGCCACTTTTTGCATGGATTCACCGATACCCCCTAAAACCGTATTCATAACCGGTGCTACCGGCTTTATAGGGTCACATATAACCCGGCGCTACCTGGCAGCCGGCTACCGGGTCGAAGCACTCACCCGCTCGGTGGGGCACACGGGCTTACTCGCCGATGTGGCCGATCAGATTCGCTGGCACGAGGGCGATGTCCTCGATATTCCTTCGCTCGAAGCCGCCCTGCATGCCAAACGCGACACCCCCACCCTCGACGTGATTCACGCGGCCGCCCTGGTTTCGTTTATTCCGAAAGACCGGGCGCGTATGGATCAGGTCAATGTGGAGGGCACCGCCAACGTGGTCAATGTATGCCTGAAAGCGGATGTTCGGAAGCTGGGCTACCTGAGTTCGGTAGCCGCCCTGGGCCGCCCGGCGAGCAAAACCCGCACCACCGAGCCGATCGGGATTGATGAGAGCCAGAAATGGGAAGAGTCGCCTAATAACTCGGCCTACGCCAAGAGCAAGTACCGGGCCGAGCTGGAAGTATGGCGGGGCGTAGCCGAGGGGCTCCCCACCGTGATGGTGAACCCGAGTATTGTGCTGGGCGAGGGCGACTGGAACCGGAGCAGCGTACAGCTTTTCAAATACGTCAACGACGAAAAACCGTTTTATCCGGCCGGATTGGTCAACTATGTCGACGTACTCGACGTAGCTGAAGCCCTTTTCCAGCTCATGGAGGCCGATTCGCTCACCGAAGACCGGTTTATTCTGAACGCGGGCACGATTCCCTACCGCGAATTGTTAGAACAGATGGCGGCAGCCCTCAACAAACGCCCACCCCGGATTCGCATAGCGCCTGTACTGACGCAGTTGCTCTGGCCGCTGGAAAGTATCCGCGCCCGACTGACGGGCAAAGCCCCGCTCATCACCCGCGAAACAGCACGGTCGGCCAGTTCGTGGTATGCGTTTGATGGACAGAAAATCACCCAGACAATTGATTTTCAATACCGCCCTCTTTCAGAAACCCTGACACGCGCGGCCCGAGCTTTCACCGGGCTGTAATTTTTTAATTCCGGGCGTTGCAGATTCTGATTTTGTACTTATATTTCTTACAGTTTGGGATAGCTCGCGCTTCTGGTGCGGCCCCTATCCCCTGAACATAACCCATTGAGGACTCAACATGGAGCAAGAGTTTGAAGAAAGAGAAGGTGATATAAATGATTCTCTCCGGCGGTTTGAGGCCATGCTGGTTAAGCAGGAGCGTCAATTTTTTGACCTTGACGTCTATGAGCGATTCGTTGAGCACTACCTGGGTGAGGGCGACCTCGAAAAAGCGTTCCAAGCCGCCGAAGCCGGCCTCGAAAACTTCCCCTACGCCCTGGAGCTGATGCTCGACAAGGCGCAGATTCTGGCCAATTTCAGCCGATTTGATGAGTCGCTCGAACTGCTCGAACGGGCGGGGCTCTTTAACCCCGGCGACCTCGACGTGCAGTACATGCAGGGAACGGTACTGAACATGGCCGGGCGGTTTGAGGAATCGGTGCAGGTGTTGGAAGACATGCTCGACAACACCGACGACAAAGACGATATCTATTTCCAGATTGGTCAGAGCTATCAGAACTGGGGCAAATACGACGAAGCCATCAACTGCTACAAAAAGGCCATTGACCTCAACATGGCCAACGAGAACGCACTGTACGAGCTGTCGTTTTGCTTCGACGTAACGGGTGAGCTTGAGGCCAGCCTGCCGTACTACAAAGGTCTAATCGACAAAGACCCGTATTCGTACCATGCGTGGTACAATCTGGGCATTACGTATAGCAAGCTGACCCGGTTTGAGGAAGCCGCCGAAGCGTACGAGTACGCAACGATCATTAAGGACGATTTTGCCTCGGCGCACTTCAATCTGGGGAATACGTACATGAACCTGGGGCAGTTTGAAAAGGCCGAAGGTTGCTACCGGACTACCCTGCTGCACGAAGAACCAACCGCTGATACCTACTGCCACCTGGGGGCCAGTCTGGAAAAGCAGGATCGCCTGCCCGAAGCCATTCGGGAGTACCGCGAGGCTGTTCGGCTCGATAACATGTGGGACGAAGCCTGGTACGGTATCGGGGTTTGTTTGAGCGAATCGGGCAAGTGGTACGAAGCCCTTCCCTTTCTGCAAAAAGCCATCAAGCTCAAC
It includes:
- the metG gene encoding methionine--tRNA ligase, which gives rise to MLENPQRYTVTAALIYANGPIHIGHLAGCYLPADIYVRYLRATGKDVAFISGTDEHGVPITIRAQKEGITPQQVVDKYYTQIKKSFEDFGISFDIYSRTSNKIHHETSQEIFLNLYEGSNFTEEVTEQYYDETAKQFLADRYIVGVCPVCGNENAYGDQCERCGSTLSPTELKEPLRSMLSGAKPVLKSTKNWYLPLDRMQPRIEEYVNSHPEWKTNVFGQCQSWLKEGLRPRAMTRDLDWGISVPLPDTDGKVLYVWFDAPIGYISMTKEWAAEQGRDWELYWRDEHTKLVHFIGKDNIVFHCIIFPAMLMHEGSYILADNVPANEFMNLEGDKISTSRNWAVWLHEYLDEMPNKEDVLRYVLAANAPETKDSEFTWKDFQTRNNAELVGIFGNFVNRAFVLTQKFCDNRVPTLADLTEYDHVVLNELAQYPDRIGQAIGQYRFREALMHLMDLARLGNKYLAETEPWKVVKTDVNRAQTILHIALQITANLSILCEPFLPFTARKLRQQLNAEVLDKDILTWLNAGKADLLTEGHTLGQSSLLFEKLEDDVINRQIQKLHDAKRMNELATKEVPTLKGEITYDDFAKMDIRIGTITEAERVPKSDKLLKLRVDDGMGGRQILSGIAKHFAPEDLIGKQVTFLANLAPRKMMGLESQGMILMAEDRDGALAMLPPSKDVWNGATVS
- a CDS encoding NAD-dependent epimerase/dehydratase family protein, which codes for MDSPIPPKTVFITGATGFIGSHITRRYLAAGYRVEALTRSVGHTGLLADVADQIRWHEGDVLDIPSLEAALHAKRDTPTLDVIHAAALVSFIPKDRARMDQVNVEGTANVVNVCLKADVRKLGYLSSVAALGRPASKTRTTEPIGIDESQKWEESPNNSAYAKSKYRAELEVWRGVAEGLPTVMVNPSIVLGEGDWNRSSVQLFKYVNDEKPFYPAGLVNYVDVLDVAEALFQLMEADSLTEDRFILNAGTIPYRELLEQMAAALNKRPPRIRIAPVLTQLLWPLESIRARLTGKAPLITRETARSASSWYAFDGQKITQTIDFQYRPLSETLTRAARAFTGL
- a CDS encoding tetratricopeptide repeat protein encodes the protein MEQEFEEREGDINDSLRRFEAMLVKQERQFFDLDVYERFVEHYLGEGDLEKAFQAAEAGLENFPYALELMLDKAQILANFSRFDESLELLERAGLFNPGDLDVQYMQGTVLNMAGRFEESVQVLEDMLDNTDDKDDIYFQIGQSYQNWGKYDEAINCYKKAIDLNMANENALYELSFCFDVTGELEASLPYYKGLIDKDPYSYHAWYNLGITYSKLTRFEEAAEAYEYATIIKDDFASAHFNLGNTYMNLGQFEKAEGCYRTTLLHEEPTADTYCHLGASLEKQDRLPEAIREYREAVRLDNMWDEAWYGIGVCLSESGKWYEALPFLQKAIKLNDNNAEYYLALAETEYKIGNVVSSVEAFEKAASVDPSNPDVYLVWSLVPFDQGNFDKANDIIQLGLEELPKEADLYYRSAVYLIHAGMYREALIQLEAALTLDYNGHLQLFEFFPELEKQKALYKIIQQYKAE